In the Saccharococcus thermophilus genome, AACCGTTGCCGCTCTCCTAAAAAGCTAACGAAGCGCGTTTTTGTTTCGACGGTATCATCATATAAGTAAAAACGCTCACTCATTGGCCATGACCTCCAGTAAACATTGAAGTTTATTTCCATCATAGCAGACGGTAGGAGAAATGTCTTGTTAATTATGGTACAATAAAAAAAGAACAATACGGGAGGAAGTCACAATGTATTTTGTCGACCGCAATAAAATCGAGGAAACATTACGTTATATGGAAAAAATGCTGCATATTTATAAGGAAAAAGCAGATTGGGATGACGAATTATCCCGACTTGCGTTGGAACGGATCGTCCATCTAGTGATTGAAGCGATTTTAGATGTGGGAAATGCGATGATTGACGGGTTTATTATGAGAGACCCAGGCAGTTATGAAGATATCATTGATATTTTAACCGACGAAAAGGTGATAACAGACGAGGATGCCAAGGGATTAAAAGCAATGATTGCCCATCGGAAAATGCTGGTGCACCATTATACGAACGTCGATCACGCGAAATTAGTGGAGGATATGCAAAAATATTTTGCCGCTCTGCAAGCGTATCCAACAGCCGTGCGCACTTATTTAGAAAATGAGCTTGGTCCGGTATCGGCGTTTCGCAATTAAACGGCAGCGTTTTCATTGCATAGAAAACACGCTTCTGTAGTTTGTTGAAGCGTGTTTACTTTTTGACATTTTTCTCTTGTTTTTATAAAGTTGGGTATATGTGCAAGATGAAGAAGGGGTGAAAACGTTGAAAAAGTATAACGGTTATTTAATCGATTTAGACGGAACGATGTACCGCGGGACCGAATGCATCGCGGAAGCCCGCGACTTTGTAAAGGAATTGCATCGGAAAGGCATTC is a window encoding:
- the hepT gene encoding type VII toxin-antitoxin system HepT family RNase toxin, which encodes MYFVDRNKIEETLRYMEKMLHIYKEKADWDDELSRLALERIVHLVIEAILDVGNAMIDGFIMRDPGSYEDIIDILTDEKVITDEDAKGLKAMIAHRKMLVHHYTNVDHAKLVEDMQKYFAALQAYPTAVRTYLENELGPVSAFRN